One genomic window of Microbacterium testaceum StLB037 includes the following:
- a CDS encoding alpha/beta hydrolase, with protein sequence MEIRGPVLLPARREDIDLQTVDGLTLVGELALPVDRDPVATLVTLHPLPTAGGFMDSHILRKAAGRLPALADLAVLRFNTRGTTSPRGTSEGAFDGGAAEVFDVAAAMDLVRERGLPRPWLVGWSFGTELALKYGRDHDIEGVILLSPPLHRATADEVAAWGGDTRRVVVLVPEFDDYLRPDEARERFASIPHATLIAVEGGKHLWVGETQTRRVLTEIVAAVNPDALPLPTEWDDDL encoded by the coding sequence ATGGAGATCCGCGGACCCGTCCTGCTCCCGGCACGACGCGAAGACATCGACCTGCAGACCGTCGACGGACTGACCCTCGTCGGCGAACTCGCGCTTCCTGTCGATCGCGACCCCGTCGCGACGCTCGTGACGCTTCACCCTCTGCCGACCGCCGGCGGCTTCATGGACTCGCACATCCTGCGGAAGGCCGCGGGACGCCTGCCGGCCCTCGCCGACCTCGCCGTGCTGCGCTTCAACACGCGCGGCACGACGTCACCGCGCGGAACGAGCGAGGGCGCCTTCGACGGGGGAGCGGCAGAGGTGTTCGACGTCGCCGCGGCGATGGATCTCGTGCGCGAGCGCGGTCTGCCCCGGCCGTGGCTCGTCGGCTGGTCGTTCGGCACCGAGCTGGCGCTGAAGTACGGCCGTGATCACGACATCGAGGGCGTTATTCTGCTCTCTCCGCCCCTCCACCGCGCCACCGCGGACGAGGTCGCCGCCTGGGGTGGCGACACGCGCCGGGTCGTCGTGCTGGTACCGGAGTTCGACGACTACCTGCGCCCGGACGAGGCCCGTGAGCGGTTCGCGTCGATCCCGCACGCGACGCTGATCGCCGTCGAGGGCGGCAAGCATCTCTGGGTCGGCGAGACCCAGACGCGCCGCGTCCTCACCGAGATCGTCGCGGCCGTGAACCCCGACGCGTTGCCGCTCCCGACCGAATGGGACGACGACCTCTGA
- a CDS encoding DivIVA domain-containing protein: MTETPIDDRTTSTLFPDAPGRTKGYEKRAVDQFLSRAREAFESDAEGTLRSTEVRATAFPLVRGGYAIAPVDAALGRVEDAFAAREREHALSRLGARAWVAETRDTAQVVLDRLQRPRGHRFDRVGFLRYGYRVDEVDVAADRIARYLAAGDPITAEQVRSVAFRMERGGYREQQVDAVLDAVVEVMLAIG; this comes from the coding sequence ATGACTGAAACGCCGATCGACGACCGCACGACGAGCACGCTCTTCCCCGACGCCCCCGGGCGAACGAAGGGGTACGAGAAGCGCGCCGTCGATCAGTTCTTGTCCCGCGCACGCGAGGCCTTCGAATCCGACGCGGAGGGGACTCTCCGCTCGACGGAGGTCCGCGCCACCGCGTTCCCGCTGGTCCGCGGGGGCTATGCGATCGCCCCGGTCGACGCAGCGCTCGGTCGCGTCGAAGACGCCTTCGCCGCGCGCGAGCGCGAGCACGCGCTCTCCCGCCTCGGCGCCCGTGCCTGGGTGGCCGAGACGCGCGACACCGCGCAGGTCGTCCTCGACCGACTTCAGCGTCCGCGAGGCCACCGTTTCGATCGCGTCGGCTTCCTGCGCTACGGGTACCGCGTCGACGAGGTGGATGTCGCGGCCGACCGGATCGCGCGCTATCTGGCCGCGGGCGATCCGATCACCGCGGAGCAGGTGCGCTCCGTCGCGTTCCGCATGGAGCGCGGGGGGTATCGCGAGCAGCAGGTGGATGCCGTGCTCGACGCTGTCGTCGAGGTCATGCTCGCTATCGGTTGA
- the frr gene encoding ribosome recycling factor — protein MIADVLADAGARMDRAVEAAKEDFATVRTGRANPQMFQKVLVDYYGSPTPLAQLASLNNPEARTLVINPYDKSALKAIEQAIRDMPNLGVNPTNDGNIVRITMPELTEERRKEYVKLVRGKGEDAKVQIRNLRRKAKDDLDALKSDVGEDELVRAEKELDGVTRAHVDQIDEALKRKEAELLEV, from the coding sequence GTGATCGCCGATGTCCTCGCCGATGCCGGAGCGCGCATGGATCGCGCCGTGGAGGCCGCCAAGGAGGACTTCGCGACCGTCCGTACCGGGCGCGCGAACCCCCAGATGTTCCAGAAGGTCCTCGTCGACTACTACGGCTCGCCGACGCCGCTCGCGCAGCTCGCTTCGCTCAACAACCCCGAGGCGCGCACGCTCGTCATCAACCCGTACGACAAGTCGGCGCTGAAGGCGATCGAGCAGGCGATCCGCGACATGCCGAACCTGGGCGTGAACCCCACGAACGACGGCAACATCGTGCGCATCACGATGCCCGAGCTCACGGAGGAACGCCGCAAAGAGTACGTCAAGCTCGTGCGCGGCAAGGGCGAGGACGCGAAGGTCCAGATCCGCAACCTCCGCCGCAAGGCCAAGGACGACCTCGACGCGCTGAAGAGCGACGTCGGTGAAGACGAGTTGGTCCGCGCCGAGAAAGAGCTCGACGGCGTCACGCGCGCGCACGTCGACCAGATCGACGAGGCGCTCAAGCGCAAAGAGGCCGAGCTTCTCGAGGTCTGA
- a CDS encoding phosphatidate cytidylyltransferase, protein MSDDSTRDDADPHTGAAGRRRVDGSRRSPATGEGVTAIESQLRSMRTDAEQHIAQARAEFDQANERIKQRTGRDLILATLIGVSIGVVVIASLIFFKWLFVLFAAAAVGLAIFEFSRALQAAGRRVDIVPQLGLGLLLLLSGFLAGLWVHWVAAIASVVVVIVWRLVGQMFARDGRTRADVLGDVLVAGFLQLYLPFLGSFATILLSEDRGEWWVLAFLIVAVVSDTGAYVSGLTFGRGGRHPMAPRISPKKTWEGFAGACVAALVAGVLLAAFMLHIPWWAGLIFGGVVLATATVGDLGESMLKRDLGIKDMSSWLPGHGGVLDRLDSILPSAIAALAMFYLLAPLGVS, encoded by the coding sequence ATGTCCGATGACTCCACACGCGACGACGCCGATCCGCACACCGGTGCGGCCGGTCGTCGTCGCGTCGACGGGTCCCGGCGGTCGCCGGCGACCGGCGAGGGCGTGACGGCCATCGAGTCGCAGTTGCGATCCATGCGAACGGATGCCGAGCAGCACATCGCCCAAGCGCGAGCGGAGTTCGACCAGGCGAACGAGCGGATCAAGCAGCGCACGGGCCGCGACCTCATCCTGGCCACGCTGATCGGCGTGTCCATCGGCGTCGTCGTCATCGCCTCGCTCATCTTCTTCAAGTGGCTGTTCGTGCTGTTCGCCGCGGCGGCCGTGGGGCTGGCGATCTTCGAGTTCTCGCGCGCGCTGCAAGCGGCCGGGCGACGCGTCGACATCGTGCCGCAACTGGGGTTGGGTCTTCTCCTGCTCCTCAGCGGCTTCCTCGCGGGCCTGTGGGTGCACTGGGTCGCCGCCATCGCCTCCGTCGTCGTGGTGATCGTCTGGCGACTGGTCGGGCAGATGTTCGCGCGGGACGGCCGGACGCGGGCGGACGTCCTCGGAGACGTCCTCGTCGCCGGTTTCCTTCAGCTCTATCTGCCGTTCCTCGGCAGCTTCGCGACGATTCTGCTGTCGGAGGACCGGGGGGAGTGGTGGGTCCTCGCCTTCCTGATCGTCGCGGTCGTCTCCGATACCGGTGCGTACGTGTCCGGTCTCACCTTCGGGCGCGGAGGGCGGCATCCCATGGCGCCGCGCATCAGCCCGAAGAAGACGTGGGAGGGCTTCGCCGGAGCCTGCGTCGCCGCTCTGGTGGCCGGGGTTTTGCTCGCGGCGTTCATGCTCCACATCCCCTGGTGGGCGGGGTTGATCTTCGGCGGCGTCGTCCTCGCCACGGCGACGGTCGGCGACCTGGGCGAGTCCATGCTCAAGCGCGACCTCGGCATCAAGGACATGAGTTCCTGGCTGCCCGGGCACGGCGGTGTCCTCGACCGTCTGGACTCGATCCTCCCGTCGGCGATCGCCGCACTCGCCATGTTCTATCTGCTCGCCCCGCTGGGAGTGTCATGA
- a CDS encoding tyrosine recombinase XerC, which produces MRISVAAEAFLTHLATVRRLSPATVRAYRSDLADLARSTGDAPLDELDIEALRQWQWEATSAGRAKATAARRTSAARAFLSWAREEGLIEVDPSPRLVAPKRGRTLPVVATTSALDEVLAGAAAHAESGEPVALRDHAILEVLYGSGARVSELCGLDLDDVDRESRTLRVRGKGDRERVVPYGVPAARALEAYVVRGRPVLSARGDGVAGPAVFLGARGARLGPRAVHALVSRVVAPVVGAETLGPHALRHSAATHLLDGGADLRSVQEILGHASLGTTQIYTHVSGERLREAYRLAHPRA; this is translated from the coding sequence ATGCGCATCTCCGTCGCCGCCGAGGCGTTCTTGACGCACCTCGCCACGGTGCGTCGGCTCTCGCCCGCGACGGTCCGCGCCTACCGCTCCGACCTCGCGGATCTGGCCCGCTCGACCGGCGATGCTCCGCTCGACGAACTCGACATCGAGGCGCTCCGGCAGTGGCAGTGGGAAGCGACTTCCGCGGGACGGGCGAAGGCGACTGCCGCCCGCCGCACCTCGGCCGCCCGGGCATTCCTCTCCTGGGCGCGGGAAGAGGGCCTGATCGAGGTCGACCCGTCCCCCCGTCTCGTGGCCCCCAAGCGCGGACGCACGCTCCCCGTCGTGGCGACGACCTCCGCGCTGGACGAGGTGCTCGCGGGAGCGGCGGCCCACGCGGAGTCGGGAGAACCCGTCGCCCTGCGCGATCACGCGATACTCGAGGTCCTGTACGGGTCGGGGGCGCGGGTGTCGGAGCTGTGTGGCCTCGACCTCGACGACGTCGATCGGGAGAGCCGGACGCTCCGTGTACGGGGCAAGGGCGACAGAGAACGGGTCGTTCCGTACGGTGTGCCGGCGGCCCGCGCCCTCGAGGCGTACGTCGTGCGCGGGCGACCCGTCTTGAGTGCTCGGGGCGACGGCGTGGCCGGACCCGCGGTGTTCCTCGGCGCACGCGGAGCGCGCCTGGGACCCCGTGCCGTGCATGCGCTCGTGTCGAGGGTGGTCGCACCCGTCGTGGGCGCGGAGACACTGGGGCCGCACGCCCTGCGGCATTCCGCGGCGACGCACCTCCTGGACGGCGGCGCAGACCTCCGCAGCGTGCAGGAGATCCTGGGCCACGCGAGTCTCGGGACCACGCAGATCTACACGCACGTGTCGGGCGAGCGGTTGCGCGAGGCCTACCGGCTGGCGCATCCGCGCGCGTGA
- the pyrH gene encoding UMP kinase, whose protein sequence is MIDEASKRRRVLLKLSGEAFGGGQLGVNPDVVSQIAREIAEAVDRVEIAIVVGGGNFFRGAELSQRGMDRGRADYMGMLGTVMNALALQDFLEQAGAATRVQSAISMTQVAEPYIPRRAVRHLEKGRVVIFGAGAGLPYFSTDTVAAQRALEIGAVEVLVAKNGVDGVYTADPRVDPTATKLDHLTYNDALQKGLKVVDSTAFSLCMDNGIDMRVFGMEPEGNVTRALLGDTMGTLVTA, encoded by the coding sequence GTGATCGATGAAGCGAGCAAGCGCCGCCGGGTGCTCCTGAAGCTGTCGGGTGAGGCGTTCGGCGGAGGCCAGCTGGGAGTCAATCCCGACGTGGTCAGCCAGATCGCACGGGAGATCGCGGAGGCGGTCGATCGCGTCGAGATCGCGATCGTCGTGGGTGGAGGCAACTTCTTCCGCGGGGCCGAGCTGAGCCAGCGCGGCATGGACCGCGGGCGTGCCGATTACATGGGAATGCTCGGCACCGTGATGAACGCCCTCGCCCTCCAGGACTTCCTCGAGCAGGCGGGTGCCGCGACGCGCGTGCAGTCGGCGATCTCGATGACCCAGGTGGCGGAGCCCTACATTCCGCGCCGCGCCGTGCGCCATCTCGAGAAGGGCCGCGTCGTGATCTTCGGTGCCGGCGCGGGACTCCCGTACTTCTCCACCGACACCGTGGCCGCCCAGCGTGCTCTCGAGATCGGTGCCGTCGAGGTGCTGGTGGCGAAGAACGGCGTCGACGGCGTCTACACGGCCGACCCGCGCGTCGACCCGACCGCGACGAAGCTGGATCACCTCACCTACAACGATGCGCTCCAGAAGGGCCTGAAGGTCGTGGACTCGACCGCCTTCAGCCTGTGCATGGACAACGGCATCGACATGCGCGTGTTCGGGATGGAGCCCGAGGGCAACGTCACCCGCGCGCTGCTCGGCGACACGATGGGCACGCTCGTCACGGCGTGA
- a CDS encoding tetratricopeptide repeat protein codes for MSTPAPGSVLRGAVDLSSLRNRPTPPAPSAEGPASADAPAIPLVFDVTDATFGEVLELSRTVPVVVDLWAEWCGPCKQLSPILEKGVTELGGRVVLAKVDVDANPQLAQGFRAQSIPMVVALVAGQPVPLFTGAVPEQQVREVFAQLLQLAAQHGVTGTVPTGEGAPDADEPAEAPLPPLHAEAFAAIEEGDYPRAISAYERALAENPRDTEAAAGLGQVRLLNRVQGADLAQARAAAAAAPTDVEAQFLVADLDLAGGHVDDAFGRLLDLFAALPAEERAPVRARLLELFGIVGDDDARVLRARGRLASLLF; via the coding sequence GTGAGCACTCCCGCCCCCGGTTCCGTCCTGCGCGGTGCGGTCGACCTGTCGTCGCTGCGCAACCGCCCCACGCCCCCCGCTCCGTCCGCCGAGGGCCCCGCGTCCGCGGACGCCCCGGCGATACCGCTCGTCTTCGACGTCACCGACGCCACCTTCGGGGAGGTGCTCGAGCTCTCTCGGACGGTGCCCGTCGTCGTCGATCTGTGGGCCGAATGGTGCGGGCCGTGCAAGCAGCTGAGCCCCATCCTCGAGAAGGGCGTGACCGAACTCGGCGGTCGTGTGGTGCTGGCGAAGGTCGACGTCGACGCCAATCCGCAGCTGGCGCAGGGATTCCGCGCGCAGTCCATCCCGATGGTGGTGGCGTTGGTGGCCGGTCAGCCCGTCCCCCTGTTCACCGGCGCCGTACCCGAGCAGCAGGTGCGCGAGGTCTTCGCGCAGCTTCTGCAGCTCGCCGCTCAGCACGGGGTCACCGGCACCGTGCCGACGGGCGAGGGGGCACCGGATGCCGACGAGCCCGCCGAAGCGCCCCTGCCGCCGCTCCACGCGGAGGCGTTCGCCGCGATCGAAGAGGGCGATTATCCTCGCGCGATCTCGGCGTACGAGCGTGCTCTCGCGGAAAACCCGCGCGACACGGAGGCGGCCGCGGGTCTCGGCCAGGTGCGCCTGTTGAACCGCGTGCAGGGCGCCGACCTCGCGCAGGCTCGTGCGGCTGCCGCTGCCGCTCCCACGGACGTCGAGGCGCAGTTCCTCGTGGCCGATCTCGACCTCGCCGGCGGTCACGTCGACGACGCGTTCGGGCGCCTGCTCGATCTTTTCGCGGCCCTCCCCGCGGAGGAGCGCGCTCCGGTGCGTGCGCGCCTGCTGGAGCTGTTCGGCATCGTCGGGGACGACGACGCCCGCGTCCTCCGCGCGCGGGGCCGCCTGGCATCCCTTCTCTTCTGA
- a CDS encoding transglycosylase SLT domain-containing protein, with product MGAVVSRAQAEEPKTVTLFAEGLNDTQEVSTSGEREAPTLDRASYNVYVKPKPTPTPTPTPREQGSSDGGGGGPLFYTGGGAPAEWMAAAGISEADMGYVDYIVSRESGWNPNATNRSSGACGLVQALPCSKVPGNGYDPVDNLRWATGYATGRYGSWAGAYAFWTSNHWW from the coding sequence ATGGGTGCGGTGGTCTCCCGCGCGCAGGCCGAGGAGCCGAAGACGGTGACCTTGTTCGCCGAAGGCCTCAACGACACCCAGGAGGTGTCGACGTCCGGTGAGCGCGAAGCTCCCACCCTCGATCGGGCGAGCTACAACGTCTACGTCAAGCCGAAGCCCACTCCGACGCCGACCCCGACGCCGCGCGAGCAGGGCTCGTCGGACGGCGGGGGAGGCGGGCCGCTGTTCTACACCGGTGGGGGCGCTCCCGCCGAGTGGATGGCAGCCGCGGGCATCTCCGAGGCGGACATGGGCTACGTCGACTACATCGTGAGCCGCGAGAGCGGGTGGAACCCGAACGCGACGAACCGCTCCTCGGGGGCGTGCGGACTCGTGCAGGCTCTTCCGTGCAGCAAGGTCCCCGGTAACGGCTACGACCCGGTGGACAATCTGCGCTGGGCGACCGGTTACGCGACGGGTCGTTACGGCAGCTGGGCCGGCGCCTACGCCTTCTGGACCAGCAACCATTGGTGGTGA
- a CDS encoding DUF3060 domain-containing protein: protein MNVRGRVLSAAVGAGTLAVALAACSLSPQPTVARLPPAAGASAAPTVNVPAPSVVPAAPSSVPSATDDAGSTDDAGTTDDDAVTCADGAPTSISGSEQTVRVTGSCAQLSVSGSAMTVDATTAQIGTLAIAGDRVRVDAASITALSVQGNDGVITSAGAIERVDLSGDRTQVTAAGAISSVAIRGQNNGVRAGGGIGDSTIEGRDNQVG, encoded by the coding sequence GTGAACGTTCGTGGCCGGGTCCTGAGCGCTGCCGTCGGAGCGGGGACCCTCGCCGTCGCTCTGGCTGCATGCTCGCTGTCCCCGCAGCCGACGGTGGCGCGTCTTCCCCCGGCGGCGGGTGCCAGCGCGGCGCCCACGGTGAACGTCCCGGCGCCCTCGGTCGTCCCCGCCGCGCCCTCCTCCGTCCCCTCGGCGACGGACGACGCCGGAAGCACCGACGACGCCGGCACCACGGACGATGACGCGGTGACGTGCGCGGACGGCGCACCGACGTCGATCTCCGGAAGCGAGCAGACCGTGCGTGTGACGGGCTCCTGCGCACAGCTCTCGGTCTCCGGGAGCGCGATGACCGTCGACGCGACGACGGCGCAGATCGGAACGCTGGCGATCGCGGGTGACCGTGTCCGTGTGGATGCCGCCTCGATCACCGCCCTCTCCGTCCAGGGCAACGATGGTGTGATCACGTCGGCCGGGGCGATCGAACGCGTCGATCTCAGCGGCGACCGCACCCAGGTGACCGCCGCCGGCGCCATCTCCTCCGTCGCGATCCGCGGTCAGAACAACGGCGTCCGCGCCGGCGGCGGGATCGGAGACAGCACGATCGAGGGGCGCGACAACCAGGTCGGCTGA
- a CDS encoding murein hydrolase activator EnvC family protein — MRHFVPRAPALLVVVLLAVTTGVSPAAADDLSERGWVWPVDDVQLVRRFEAPAHAYGPGHRGVDLGSAVTVRAPAAGRIAFVGMVAGRAVVTIDHGDGLVTTLEPVLTDREVGDAVSRGSPVGVVAAGGHAGPGTVHFGVRREGEYINPLRLLGGVPRAVLLPCC, encoded by the coding sequence GTGAGACATTTCGTTCCCCGTGCGCCGGCGCTGCTGGTCGTGGTTCTGCTCGCCGTGACGACGGGAGTATCGCCGGCCGCCGCCGATGATCTGTCCGAGCGCGGGTGGGTGTGGCCGGTCGACGACGTTCAGCTCGTTCGCCGGTTCGAGGCGCCCGCGCACGCCTACGGCCCGGGCCACCGCGGTGTCGACCTCGGCTCCGCCGTCACCGTTCGCGCGCCCGCAGCGGGTCGCATCGCGTTCGTCGGAATGGTGGCGGGCCGCGCGGTCGTCACGATCGACCACGGGGACGGCCTCGTGACGACACTGGAGCCGGTCCTCACCGACCGCGAGGTGGGCGACGCCGTGTCTCGAGGATCGCCGGTGGGGGTTGTCGCGGCAGGAGGCCACGCGGGGCCGGGGACGGTCCACTTCGGCGTGCGACGCGAGGGCGAGTACATCAATCCCCTACGGCTCCTGGGTGGTGTCCCGCGGGCTGTCCTGCTTCCGTGCTGCTGA
- the rpsB gene encoding 30S ribosomal protein S2 translates to MAVVTIRQLLDSGVHFGHQTRRWNPKVKRFILTERSGIHIIDLQQSLGYIDKAYEFVKETVAHGGTILFVGTKKQAQEVLAEQATRVGQPYVNQRWLGGLLTNFQTVSKRLARMKELEELDYENPAESGFTKKELLLKKRELDKLHKSLGGIRNLQKTPSAIWVVDAKREHLAVDEAKKLGIPVIGILDTNADPDEFQYPIPGNDDAIRSVSLLTRIIADAAAEGLIQRHQPAGEDEAAEPLAEWERELLESGAPEQSSAETAKVADLAEAKAEASEIVADEQAAEGQAATESADDAAGAEAHDEAVAAASGESAAEVADAEAADSK, encoded by the coding sequence ATGGCCGTCGTCACCATCCGCCAGCTGCTCGACAGCGGCGTTCACTTCGGACACCAGACCCGTCGGTGGAACCCGAAGGTGAAGCGCTTCATCCTGACCGAGCGCTCGGGCATCCACATCATCGACCTGCAGCAGTCGCTCGGGTACATCGACAAGGCGTACGAATTCGTCAAGGAGACCGTCGCGCACGGCGGCACCATCCTCTTCGTCGGCACCAAGAAGCAGGCGCAGGAAGTCCTCGCCGAGCAGGCGACCCGCGTGGGCCAGCCCTACGTCAACCAGCGCTGGCTCGGTGGCCTCCTCACCAACTTCCAGACGGTGTCGAAGCGTCTCGCCCGCATGAAGGAGCTCGAGGAGCTCGACTACGAGAACCCCGCCGAGAGCGGCTTCACCAAGAAGGAGCTCCTGCTCAAGAAGCGCGAGCTCGACAAGCTGCACAAGTCGCTCGGCGGTATCCGCAACCTGCAGAAGACCCCGTCCGCCATCTGGGTCGTCGACGCCAAGCGCGAGCACCTCGCGGTCGACGAGGCCAAGAAGCTCGGCATCCCCGTGATCGGCATTCTCGACACGAACGCCGACCCCGACGAGTTCCAGTACCCGATCCCCGGCAACGACGACGCGATCCGCTCCGTGAGCCTGCTCACGCGCATCATCGCCGACGCCGCGGCCGAGGGCCTGATCCAGCGTCACCAGCCCGCCGGTGAGGACGAGGCCGCCGAGCCCCTCGCCGAGTGGGAGCGTGAACTCCTCGAGTCCGGTGCCCCGGAGCAGTCGTCCGCCGAGACCGCGAAGGTCGCCGACCTCGCCGAGGCCAAGGCCGAGGCGTCGGAGATCGTCGCCGACGAGCAGGCCGCCGAGGGCCAGGCCGCGACCGAGTCGGCCGATGACGCCGCCGGTGCCGAGGCTCACGACGAGGCTGTCGCCGCCGCGTCGGGCGAGTCCGCCGCCGAGGTCGCCGACGCCGAGGCTGCTGACAGCAAGTAA
- the tsf gene encoding translation elongation factor Ts, with translation MANFTIADIKALREQLGTGMVDTKKALEEADGDVEKAVEILRLKGAKGNAKRADRSTSEGLVVARENNGSVTLLELACETDFVAKNERFIALADKVVDAAAAAGADSVEAALAADADGKTVEQLISDEAAIIGEKVELRRVRTISGDKFEVYLHKTSKDLPPQVGVVLAYTGDDAETARSIAQHISFANPSYLTRDAVPEADVEKEREIVTEISRNEGKPEAALPKIVEGRVNAFFKQVALLDQDYAKDNKLSVAKVASDAGLTLTDFARFKVGA, from the coding sequence ATGGCAAACTTCACGATCGCCGACATCAAGGCGCTGCGCGAGCAGCTCGGCACCGGCATGGTCGACACCAAGAAGGCGCTCGAGGAGGCCGACGGCGACGTCGAGAAGGCCGTCGAGATCCTGCGCCTCAAGGGCGCCAAGGGCAACGCGAAGCGCGCTGACCGCTCGACGAGCGAAGGCCTCGTCGTCGCCCGCGAGAACAACGGTTCGGTCACTCTGCTCGAGCTCGCCTGCGAGACCGACTTCGTCGCCAAGAACGAGCGCTTCATCGCGCTGGCCGACAAGGTCGTCGACGCGGCGGCCGCCGCGGGCGCCGACTCGGTCGAGGCCGCTCTGGCCGCCGACGCCGACGGTAAGACCGTCGAGCAGCTCATCTCCGACGAGGCCGCGATCATCGGCGAGAAGGTCGAACTGCGTCGCGTGCGCACGATCTCGGGCGACAAGTTCGAGGTCTACCTGCACAAGACGAGCAAGGACCTTCCCCCGCAGGTCGGCGTGGTGCTCGCTTACACCGGTGACGACGCCGAGACGGCTCGCTCGATCGCTCAGCACATCTCGTTCGCGAACCCCTCGTACCTCACCCGCGACGCCGTGCCCGAGGCCGACGTCGAGAAGGAGCGCGAGATCGTCACCGAGATCTCCCGCAACGAGGGCAAGCCCGAGGCCGCCCTGCCGAAGATCGTCGAGGGCCGCGTCAACGCGTTCTTCAAGCAGGTCGCCCTGCTCGACCAGGACTATGCGAAGGACAACAAGCTGTCCGTCGCGAAGGTCGCGTCCGACGCCGGTCTCACGCTGACCGACTTCGCCCGCTTCAAGGTCGGCGCGTAA
- a CDS encoding AI-2E family transporter has product MKIHNPFRVALLATLGVGVGLLLIGSVENLSTILLYVGTALFLSLGLDPVVSFLERRGLPRWAAVLATILGVLGIFAGIIFMVVPIIVSQITQLVAQIEQLFRPGRWNEIVLGAQDWASANFPWLRLDEVWAGIQHWFSTLDVGSISTMIGNSLLTFGGAIAAGLGGAFIVLILTIYFTASTPSLKSAVYQLVPASKRARFIELAEKITDSVGYYVMGQVSLGVINGILSAIFLSIINAPFPAVLAVVAFFFSLIPLVGTLTGSTIIVLTCLIPGLGSPTIAIIALIYYLIYMQIEAYVISPRIMNRAVSVPGAVVVISALAGGALLNLLGALIAIPVAASILIIYREVIIPRQNER; this is encoded by the coding sequence ATGAAGATCCACAACCCCTTCCGGGTCGCGCTGCTCGCGACGCTCGGCGTCGGCGTCGGGCTCTTGCTCATCGGCAGCGTCGAGAACCTCTCGACGATCCTGCTGTACGTCGGCACCGCGCTGTTCCTCTCGCTCGGCCTCGATCCGGTCGTCTCCTTCCTCGAGCGGCGAGGACTCCCCCGCTGGGCTGCCGTCCTCGCGACGATCCTCGGCGTACTCGGGATCTTCGCGGGCATCATCTTCATGGTCGTCCCGATCATCGTGAGCCAGATCACGCAACTCGTGGCACAGATCGAACAGCTCTTCCGACCCGGCCGGTGGAACGAGATCGTCCTGGGCGCCCAGGACTGGGCCTCGGCCAACTTCCCGTGGCTCCGGCTGGACGAGGTGTGGGCCGGCATCCAGCACTGGTTCTCCACGCTCGACGTCGGGTCCATCTCGACGATGATCGGCAACAGCCTGCTGACCTTCGGCGGTGCCATCGCGGCGGGCCTCGGCGGCGCCTTCATCGTGTTGATCCTCACGATCTACTTCACGGCATCCACTCCGTCCTTGAAGTCCGCGGTCTACCAGCTCGTGCCCGCGTCCAAGCGCGCGCGCTTCATCGAACTCGCCGAGAAGATCACGGATTCGGTGGGCTACTACGTCATGGGCCAGGTCAGCCTGGGTGTGATCAACGGCATCCTGAGCGCCATCTTCCTGAGCATCATCAACGCCCCGTTCCCGGCCGTCCTCGCGGTCGTGGCGTTCTTCTTCTCGCTGATCCCGCTCGTCGGCACCCTGACCGGGTCCACGATCATCGTGCTGACGTGCCTGATTCCGGGACTGGGCTCGCCGACCATCGCGATCATCGCCCTGATCTACTATCTGATCTACATGCAGATCGAGGCGTACGTCATCTCCCCGCGCATCATGAACCGCGCCGTGTCGGTTCCGGGGGCGGTCGTGGTGATCTCCGCCCTCGCGGGTGGCGCCTTGCTCAACCTGTTGGGCGCGCTCATCGCGATCCCGGTGGCGGCGAGCATCCTGATCATCTATCGCGAGGTCATCATCCCGCGACAGAACGAACGCTGA